A single window of Granulicella cerasi DNA harbors:
- a CDS encoding non-ribosomal peptide synthetase produces MKKTATYPLPEQSVAIVGMAGRFPGARNIEEFWQNILAGKDSVSHFAADNATPGYVAARGVLADADLFDNEYFGITPYDAERMDPQHRVLLEVAEQTLQHAGYASSRYTDDIGLFAGCSLNTYLLNNLLGDRAANAELAANYQTGEFAVALGNDKDFLTTRIAYKLNLRGPAMTVQSACATSLVAISQAAQSLLNYQCSMALAGGVSITFPQERGYIAQEGSLMSADGTCRPFDAAASGTVFGHGAGMVLLKRLEDAVADGDTIYAVLRGFGVTNDGGEKVGYMAPGVNGQTRALRNAQAMAGLEPRDISYIEAHGTGTPLGDPVEFTALNQVFGASDKRWCTIGSAKANVGHLDAAAGVTGVIKTILQMRERTLPALAHFRTPNTHLTMANSPFRFIAEARPWSGEAPLRAGVSAFGVGGVNAHVILEESPATTAAAFAAKPLPIVLSARTPEALAAMRTELAVHLAQHPELQLDDVAYTLATGRAAYAHRAAFMASTREEAISALKSAASQPSNEALQEWLNASNDAALEDFFAEPAQRIALPTYPFERKRFWMEAAPSAPSTQAASASAGTAPAAAAQDRVPALRRRVADELHKVSGVTINSEEDDVSFLELGLDSLCMTQAAQMMSKAFGTPISFRQLMEQDDSVAKLAAFLDATLPAEVAAPAASESGVVGAALQQQIEQLSGLFAGQIDELRKLAGLEPLSAGSAKLNPAAKKPTLNAAALGEVKHGSFRTIQKATHAVTSEQTAYMERLIAAYVEKTPSSKRITAESRKNLADPRAVAGFRPQWKEMVYPLVTDRANGSRIIDVDGNEYIDIVNGYGCIMFGHSPEFVVEAAIAQMHTGVAIGPQSVLAGEVAQMFAAMTGNDRVTFCNTGSEAVMAAIRLARTISGRERVVYFAGDYHGTFDEVLVRSTPAGSMPIAPGIPQENVGNVTVLEYGTEASMQWLRENANDLAAVLIEPVQTRHPEVQPFEFIREVRRLTEESGTTMILDEVVTGFRVAPGGMQEYLGIRADLCTYGKVVGGGYPIGVLSGKAKWMDALDGGAWNFGDASTPEVGMTFFAGTFVRHPQALSIARAVLTFLNEQGPELQKTLNAKTRRMEQDVNAMFAEKRIPFRVFGFASWFYVSLPSEWKLAPLFYYAMRARGVHIQEGYPCFLTTAHSDADIETVLAAFRATIAELHGLGILPSGSDEELAAVAEGDAAVEASRSGATLTATVESAVAPMKLRRDAPSTVPLTEPQREIFLAASLDDAANCAFNESVTLELRGAVREDALRFALDAAVARHDALRSTVDESGEMLHVSPVFSGQIEFADVSTFEADARAQAVASRVDAEAATPFDLHRGPLLRVVCFRQSAEHYTVVLTAHHIVLDGWSANVLLEEIASLYSNGGAMESLPEPASFAAYAVREQERTVAGEFRENEQYWVKRFAGREPRLNLPSDRTRPAVRGFAGATYRGTVPAEIFEAARTAARKSGASPYVAFLSSFQMLMHRLTQQSEVVVGISTAGQALLEGETLVGHCVNFLPMLSELREGETVAEHWKATRSAMLDAQSHQEYTFGSLLRELDLPRDSSRMPLIEVQFNLEKLGEGVKFDGLNASVISNAKRFVNTDLFLNVMETPAGVEFTCDYNTELFDGATIERWMEIWKQILSSVATMPEQPVTKLPLLPASQRAQVLEAWNSTKADFGAWESMPQALARHAAARPDAIAVECNGHKWSYRELHEYVDAVAHRLLAEGVQPGDVVGISLDRSIEMLGAMLAAMAAGAAYVPLDSHNPQERLDLIMGDAKIAALLTSRDPKIISTAPRINVTGPQPKHDGAQLPTVNSGDLAYLLYTSGSTGKPKGVAVEHGALMNLLHSMMREPGFTASDALLAVTTVSFDIAELELLMPLLAGGRVIIATDEEARDGALLLGLLRRTGANVMQATPGLWRVLLDAGWNSEIKLKALVGGEALPRELAKQLLAETNDVWNMYGPTETTIWSSTLRIENASETPRIGGPIANTTFYVLDGELQPLPIGVPGDLYIGGEGLARGYWNRPDLTDAAFIANPFGEGRLYKTGDLGRWIADGTIALGGRGDSQVKIRGYRIELGEIEAAFRKQPEVVQAVVALQPATETAAAYVIAFAQMEAGSNVTANDLRMATQRVLPEYMQPRDIVLVDSMPQTSNGKIDRKALLASHRASAAPRTITPPANEQEAKLVTIWSELLEKKEVSTTDSIFELGADSLTIFRMAARCQREGLPIKAAQILALRTIQALAATLTHTDTTGASSAAPAKKGIKAVSRQNFILRKDS; encoded by the coding sequence ATGAAGAAGACCGCCACTTATCCCCTTCCAGAGCAGTCCGTGGCAATCGTAGGTATGGCAGGCCGCTTCCCCGGGGCCCGCAACATCGAGGAGTTCTGGCAGAACATCCTCGCAGGCAAAGACAGCGTTTCTCACTTCGCTGCCGACAATGCGACGCCTGGCTACGTGGCCGCGCGCGGCGTGCTCGCCGATGCCGACCTCTTCGACAATGAGTACTTCGGCATCACGCCCTACGACGCAGAGCGCATGGACCCGCAGCATCGCGTGCTGCTTGAGGTCGCCGAGCAAACGCTGCAGCACGCAGGCTACGCTTCGTCGCGATACACCGACGACATCGGCCTCTTCGCCGGCTGCAGTCTGAACACCTACCTGCTGAACAACCTTCTGGGGGACCGCGCGGCCAATGCAGAGCTCGCGGCGAATTATCAGACAGGCGAGTTCGCCGTAGCACTGGGCAACGACAAAGACTTCCTCACCACGCGCATCGCGTATAAGCTGAACCTCCGCGGCCCCGCAATGACGGTGCAGAGCGCCTGCGCCACTTCACTCGTCGCGATCTCGCAAGCAGCGCAGTCGCTGCTGAACTATCAGTGCTCCATGGCGCTCGCTGGCGGTGTGTCCATCACCTTCCCGCAGGAGCGCGGCTACATCGCCCAGGAAGGCTCGCTGATGTCCGCCGACGGCACCTGCCGTCCCTTCGACGCAGCGGCCAGCGGCACGGTCTTCGGCCATGGCGCAGGCATGGTGTTGCTCAAGCGCCTCGAAGACGCGGTCGCTGACGGCGACACGATTTATGCGGTGCTGCGCGGCTTTGGCGTCACCAACGATGGTGGCGAAAAGGTCGGCTACATGGCGCCGGGCGTCAACGGCCAGACACGCGCACTGCGCAACGCGCAGGCGATGGCAGGCCTTGAGCCGCGCGACATCAGCTACATCGAAGCGCACGGCACAGGCACGCCGCTCGGCGACCCCGTGGAGTTCACCGCGCTCAATCAAGTCTTTGGCGCAAGCGACAAGCGCTGGTGCACCATCGGCTCCGCCAAGGCAAACGTCGGCCATCTCGACGCAGCCGCTGGCGTCACCGGTGTCATCAAAACGATCCTGCAAATGCGTGAGCGCACGCTGCCCGCGCTCGCTCACTTCCGCACGCCGAACACGCACCTCACGATGGCGAACTCGCCCTTCCGCTTCATCGCGGAAGCCAGGCCGTGGAGCGGAGAGGCTCCGCTTCGTGCTGGCGTCTCCGCTTTCGGCGTTGGCGGCGTGAACGCACACGTTATCCTCGAAGAATCGCCCGCGACCACAGCGGCTGCGTTTGCCGCGAAGCCGCTGCCGATCGTGCTTTCCGCACGTACACCCGAAGCTCTCGCAGCCATGCGCACAGAGCTTGCCGTACACCTTGCACAGCACCCTGAATTGCAACTGGATGATGTGGCCTACACGCTCGCAACCGGTCGCGCGGCGTATGCGCATCGCGCCGCGTTCATGGCGTCCACGCGTGAAGAAGCGATCTCTGCGCTGAAGTCCGCAGCATCCCAGCCCTCCAATGAAGCGCTGCAAGAATGGCTGAACGCCAGCAACGATGCTGCACTTGAGGACTTTTTCGCCGAGCCCGCACAGCGCATCGCACTGCCGACCTATCCGTTTGAGCGCAAGCGCTTCTGGATGGAAGCGGCACCTTCTGCGCCCTCGACCCAAGCCGCAAGCGCATCCGCGGGAACGGCTCCCGCGGCCGCCGCGCAAGATCGCGTTCCCGCTCTGCGTCGCCGTGTCGCCGATGAACTGCACAAGGTGTCTGGCGTCACGATCAACTCTGAAGAAGACGACGTTTCCTTCCTCGAGCTCGGCCTCGATTCGCTCTGCATGACACAAGCCGCGCAGATGATGTCGAAGGCTTTCGGCACGCCGATCTCGTTCCGTCAGTTGATGGAGCAGGACGACTCCGTCGCCAAGCTCGCAGCGTTCCTCGATGCTACCCTGCCTGCAGAAGTCGCCGCCCCTGCAGCAAGCGAGTCCGGCGTCGTTGGCGCGGCTCTGCAGCAGCAGATCGAGCAGTTGAGCGGACTCTTCGCCGGACAGATCGACGAACTCCGCAAGCTCGCTGGCCTCGAACCACTCAGCGCAGGCAGTGCGAAGCTGAACCCCGCTGCGAAGAAGCCCACGCTCAACGCCGCCGCACTCGGCGAGGTGAAGCATGGCTCCTTCCGCACAATTCAGAAGGCGACACATGCTGTTACGTCCGAGCAGACCGCGTACATGGAGCGGCTGATTGCGGCCTACGTCGAGAAGACGCCAAGCTCCAAGCGCATCACGGCGGAGTCGCGCAAGAACCTTGCTGACCCGCGCGCCGTTGCAGGCTTCCGCCCGCAGTGGAAGGAGATGGTCTACCCGCTCGTCACCGATCGCGCGAACGGTTCGCGCATCATCGACGTCGACGGCAACGAGTACATCGACATCGTGAACGGCTACGGCTGCATCATGTTCGGCCACTCGCCGGAGTTTGTGGTGGAAGCCGCGATCGCGCAGATGCACACCGGCGTCGCCATCGGCCCGCAGTCCGTGCTCGCGGGCGAAGTCGCTCAGATGTTCGCGGCGATGACCGGCAACGATCGCGTGACCTTTTGCAATACGGGCTCGGAAGCGGTGATGGCCGCGATTCGTCTCGCGCGCACGATCAGCGGACGCGAACGCGTGGTCTACTTCGCAGGCGACTATCACGGCACCTTCGACGAGGTGCTCGTGCGCTCCACGCCCGCTGGCTCTATGCCCATCGCACCGGGCATTCCGCAAGAGAACGTCGGCAACGTCACGGTGCTCGAGTACGGCACCGAAGCATCGATGCAGTGGCTGCGCGAGAACGCAAACGATCTCGCTGCAGTGCTCATCGAGCCTGTGCAGACGCGCCATCCTGAAGTGCAGCCCTTCGAGTTCATTCGCGAAGTCCGCCGCCTGACCGAAGAGTCCGGCACAACGATGATTCTCGACGAAGTCGTCACCGGCTTCCGCGTGGCACCGGGCGGCATGCAGGAGTACCTCGGCATTCGCGCCGACCTCTGCACCTACGGCAAGGTCGTCGGCGGTGGCTACCCCATCGGCGTGCTCTCGGGCAAAGCCAAGTGGATGGACGCGCTCGATGGGGGAGCGTGGAACTTCGGCGACGCCTCCACGCCTGAAGTCGGTATGACCTTCTTCGCAGGCACCTTTGTGCGTCATCCGCAGGCGCTGAGCATCGCGCGCGCTGTGCTGACGTTCCTCAACGAGCAGGGCCCCGAGCTGCAGAAGACGCTCAACGCGAAGACGCGTCGTATGGAGCAGGATGTGAACGCGATGTTCGCCGAGAAGCGCATTCCCTTCCGCGTCTTCGGCTTCGCTTCGTGGTTCTACGTTTCGCTGCCGAGCGAGTGGAAGCTTGCGCCGCTCTTCTACTACGCGATGCGCGCGCGTGGCGTCCATATTCAGGAAGGCTACCCCTGCTTCCTCACCACGGCGCACAGCGATGCGGACATCGAAACCGTGCTCGCCGCATTCCGTGCAACGATTGCAGAGCTTCACGGCCTCGGCATTCTGCCGAGCGGAAGTGATGAAGAGCTCGCAGCCGTCGCCGAAGGCGATGCAGCCGTCGAAGCTTCACGCAGCGGCGCCACGTTGACCGCAACGGTCGAGTCCGCGGTCGCGCCGATGAAGCTGCGCCGCGATGCACCTTCGACTGTGCCCTTGACCGAACCGCAACGCGAGATCTTCCTGGCCGCGAGCCTTGATGATGCAGCGAACTGTGCGTTCAACGAGTCCGTCACGCTGGAGTTGCGCGGTGCTGTGCGTGAAGACGCGCTACGCTTCGCGCTGGATGCCGCCGTTGCGCGCCACGATGCGCTACGCAGCACCGTGGATGAGTCTGGCGAGATGCTGCATGTGTCGCCGGTCTTCTCCGGACAGATCGAGTTTGCCGACGTCAGCACCTTTGAAGCGGATGCCCGCGCGCAGGCCGTAGCTTCGCGCGTCGATGCCGAAGCTGCCACACCGTTCGACCTGCATCGCGGGCCGCTGTTGCGCGTTGTGTGCTTCCGCCAAAGCGCAGAGCATTACACCGTCGTGCTCACAGCGCATCACATCGTGCTCGATGGCTGGTCGGCGAACGTGCTGCTCGAAGAGATCGCTTCGCTTTACTCCAACGGCGGTGCTATGGAGTCGTTGCCGGAGCCCGCAAGCTTTGCTGCTTACGCCGTGCGCGAGCAGGAGCGCACCGTAGCCGGTGAGTTCCGCGAGAACGAACAGTACTGGGTAAAGCGCTTCGCAGGCCGCGAGCCGCGCCTGAATCTGCCGAGCGATCGCACGCGCCCTGCCGTTCGCGGATTCGCGGGGGCAACGTATCGCGGTACCGTGCCGGCGGAGATCTTCGAAGCCGCACGCACGGCCGCGCGCAAGAGCGGCGCCAGCCCCTACGTGGCGTTCCTCTCCTCGTTCCAGATGCTGATGCATCGCCTGACGCAGCAGAGCGAAGTCGTGGTGGGCATCTCCACCGCAGGTCAGGCGCTACTCGAAGGCGAAACGCTCGTCGGCCACTGCGTGAACTTCCTGCCGATGCTTAGCGAGCTGCGTGAAGGCGAGACCGTTGCTGAACACTGGAAGGCCACGCGCTCGGCCATGCTCGACGCGCAGAGCCACCAGGAGTACACCTTCGGCAGCCTGCTGCGTGAGCTCGATCTGCCGCGCGACTCCTCGCGCATGCCGCTGATCGAGGTGCAGTTCAACCTGGAGAAGCTCGGCGAAGGCGTGAAGTTCGATGGCCTGAACGCGTCGGTAATCTCGAACGCCAAGCGCTTCGTAAACACGGACCTCTTCCTGAACGTGATGGAGACGCCCGCAGGCGTGGAGTTTACGTGCGACTACAACACGGAACTCTTCGACGGTGCAACGATTGAGCGCTGGATGGAGATCTGGAAGCAGATCCTCTCGAGCGTTGCGACGATGCCCGAGCAGCCCGTCACGAAGCTTCCGCTCCTCCCTGCTTCGCAGCGTGCACAAGTGCTCGAGGCCTGGAACAGCACGAAGGCTGACTTCGGGGCATGGGAGTCAATGCCGCAGGCGTTGGCGCGCCATGCCGCGGCTCGTCCTGATGCGATTGCAGTCGAATGCAACGGACACAAGTGGAGCTATCGTGAACTGCATGAGTACGTCGATGCCGTCGCGCATCGCTTGCTCGCAGAAGGCGTGCAGCCGGGCGATGTCGTAGGCATCTCGCTCGATCGCTCCATCGAAATGCTCGGCGCCATGCTGGCGGCGATGGCAGCGGGCGCGGCTTACGTGCCGCTCGATAGCCACAACCCGCAGGAGCGCCTTGACCTCATCATGGGCGATGCGAAGATCGCGGCGCTGCTCACCAGCCGTGATCCGAAGATCATCTCCACGGCTCCGCGCATCAACGTGACCGGCCCGCAGCCAAAGCACGACGGCGCACAGCTGCCCACCGTGAACTCGGGCGACCTTGCGTATCTGCTCTACACCTCGGGTTCGACCGGCAAACCTAAGGGCGTCGCCGTCGAGCATGGCGCGCTGATGAACCTGCTGCACAGCATGATGCGTGAGCCGGGCTTCACCGCCAGCGACGCGTTGCTTGCGGTGACGACGGTGTCCTTCGACATCGCCGAGCTTGAGCTGCTGATGCCCTTGCTTGCAGGCGGTCGCGTGATCATCGCTACGGACGAAGAAGCTCGCGACGGCGCATTGCTGCTCGGCCTGCTGCGCCGCACCGGTGCCAACGTGATGCAGGCTACGCCTGGCCTGTGGCGCGTGCTGCTTGATGCTGGATGGAACAGCGAGATCAAGCTGAAGGCCCTCGTCGGCGGCGAAGCTCTGCCGCGCGAACTGGCGAAGCAGCTGCTCGCAGAGACCAACGACGTGTGGAACATGTACGGCCCGACGGAGACGACGATCTGGTCGTCCACGCTGCGCATCGAGAACGCCAGTGAGACGCCGCGCATCGGTGGCCCGATTGCGAACACCACGTTCTACGTGCTCGATGGCGAACTGCAGCCGTTGCCCATCGGAGTCCCCGGCGATCTTTACATCGGCGGCGAAGGCCTCGCACGCGGCTATTGGAACCGCCCCGACCTCACCGACGCAGCGTTTATCGCGAACCCCTTCGGCGAAGGCCGCCTGTACAAGACAGGCGACCTCGGTCGCTGGATCGCCGACGGCACGATCGCCCTTGGCGGCCGTGGCGACTCGCAGGTGAAGATTCGCGGCTATCGCATCGAGCTTGGCGAAATCGAAGCTGCGTTCCGCAAGCAGCCCGAGGTCGTGCAGGCCGTAGTGGCTTTGCAACCTGCGACAGAGACCGCTGCAGCCTACGTCATCGCGTTCGCGCAGATGGAAGCGGGCAGCAACGTCACGGCGAATGATCTGCGTATGGCGACCCAACGTGTACTGCCTGAGTACATGCAGCCGCGCGATATCGTACTGGTCGATTCGATGCCGCAGACGTCGAACGGTAAAATCGACAGGAAAGCACTGTTGGCCTCGCACCGCGCCAGCGCGGCTCCGCGTACGATTACGCCGCCGGCCAACGAACAGGAAGCCAAGCTCGTCACCATATGGTCAGAGCTGCTTGAAAAGAAAGAAGTGAGCACCACCGACTCGATCTTCGAGCTCGGCGCTGACTCACTCACGATCTTCCGCATGGCAGCACGCTGCCAGCGCGAAGGCCTACCGATTAAGGCTGCGCAGATTCTTGCCCTGCGTACCATTCAGGCGTTGGCAGCAACCCTCACCCATACGGACACTACCGGAGCCTCATCCGCCGCCCCCGCGAAGAAGGGCATCAAGGCAGTGTCGAGACAGAACTTCATCCTCAGGAAGGACTCATAA
- a CDS encoding amino acid adenylation domain-containing protein, with amino-acid sequence MDLRTFNNLADAFAARAAEQPQALAVTLGDRSASYGDLDRMATNVACALQARGVQRGDLVALVCDRTIELIAAMLGVTRVGAAYLPIDPRYPQARITQTLEDARPRIVFADDGNVAADALLLSEAVAFHGETRAWPERSREDLAYVIYTSGSTGKPKGVMVSEGNVLRLFTATEPWYSFHASDVWTMFHSPSFDFSVWEIWGALLYGGRLVLVPFETCRDPEAVCALIEREGVTVFNQSPAAFNLLMQAEARKPEMVRSLRYVIFGGEALNLRSLAPWFARHGDAQPQLINMYGITETTVHVMYRRVYAGDAANENDSLIGVAIPDLELHLLDENLQPTTEGELFVGGAGVAHGYLNLPELTAQRFIANPFGEGKLYRSGDLARRREDGELAYLGRGDRQVKLRGYRIELGEIEAVLLKHPQVKQVVADVAAGSSLLCAYFVGEAEPATLASFATQHLPEHMRPNRFIAIDAVPLTINGKIDRKALALLGEQKPAAATHHTSLSSAETKIAFAWRNVLALDATPHPEQNFFEAGGTSLLLHKLRTELEHTLAQPISILTLFQFPSIRSLATALEAKPQTQAPSTPSRTGFRPIRLPGKVTQS; translated from the coding sequence ATGGATCTCCGCACGTTCAACAACCTCGCCGACGCCTTCGCCGCGCGCGCAGCCGAGCAGCCACAGGCGCTCGCTGTCACGCTGGGCGACCGCAGCGCGAGCTACGGCGATCTCGACCGCATGGCGACCAACGTCGCTTGCGCGCTGCAGGCACGTGGTGTGCAACGCGGCGACCTCGTCGCGCTGGTCTGCGATCGCACGATCGAACTCATCGCCGCGATGCTCGGAGTTACGCGTGTCGGCGCAGCATACCTTCCCATCGACCCGCGCTACCCGCAGGCACGCATCACGCAGACGCTTGAAGACGCCAGGCCGCGCATCGTTTTTGCCGATGATGGAAACGTTGCCGCCGATGCTCTGTTGTTGAGCGAAGCTGTTGCCTTCCACGGTGAAACGCGCGCCTGGCCAGAGCGCTCGCGCGAAGACCTCGCGTATGTGATCTACACCTCCGGCTCCACCGGTAAGCCCAAGGGCGTGATGGTGAGCGAGGGCAACGTGCTGCGCCTCTTCACCGCGACCGAGCCTTGGTACAGCTTCCACGCAAGCGATGTATGGACGATGTTCCACTCGCCCTCCTTCGACTTTTCCGTGTGGGAGATCTGGGGCGCGCTGCTTTACGGCGGCCGCCTCGTGCTCGTGCCATTCGAGACCTGCCGCGACCCCGAAGCGGTCTGCGCTCTCATCGAACGCGAAGGCGTCACGGTCTTCAACCAGTCGCCCGCAGCCTTCAACCTGCTGATGCAGGCCGAGGCACGCAAGCCAGAAATGGTGCGCTCGCTACGCTACGTCATCTTCGGCGGCGAAGCGCTCAATCTGCGATCGCTTGCACCGTGGTTTGCGCGCCACGGCGACGCACAGCCGCAGCTCATCAACATGTACGGCATCACCGAGACGACCGTGCACGTCATGTATCGCCGAGTATATGCAGGCGATGCAGCGAACGAGAACGACAGCCTCATCGGCGTTGCGATCCCGGACCTCGAACTGCATCTGCTCGACGAAAACCTGCAGCCCACCACCGAAGGCGAGCTCTTCGTCGGCGGCGCAGGCGTGGCACACGGCTATCTGAATCTGCCGGAGCTGACCGCACAACGATTCATCGCCAACCCTTTCGGCGAAGGCAAGCTCTATCGCTCGGGCGATCTTGCACGTCGTCGCGAAGACGGCGAACTCGCATACCTCGGCCGCGGTGATCGTCAGGTGAAGCTTCGCGGCTATCGCATTGAGCTTGGCGAGATTGAAGCCGTGCTGCTGAAGCATCCGCAGGTGAAGCAGGTCGTTGCTGACGTGGCCGCTGGCAGCAGCCTGCTCTGCGCGTACTTCGTCGGCGAGGCAGAGCCCGCAACACTCGCCAGCTTCGCGACGCAGCATCTGCCCGAACACATGCGTCCCAACCGTTTCATCGCGATCGACGCGGTGCCGTTGACCATCAACGGCAAGATCGATCGCAAGGCCCTGGCTCTGCTCGGTGAGCAGAAGCCCGCGGCCGCAACTCACCACACTTCGCTCTCTTCCGCAGAGACGAAGATCGCCTTCGCGTGGCGCAATGTACTTGCCCTTGATGCCACGCCTCATCCTGAGCAGAACTTTTTCGAAGCGGGCGGAACATCCCTGCTGTTGCACAAACTGAGAACAGAGCTGGAGCACACGCTTGCCCAGCCGATCAGTATCCTTACGCTCTTCCAATTTCCGAGCATCCGCTCGCTGGCGACCGCGCTCGAGGCCAAGCCTCAAACCCAAGCGCCTAGCACCCCAAGTCGCACCGGCTTCCGACCGATACGACTCCCAGGAAAGGTCACGCAATCATGA
- a CDS encoding oligosaccharide flippase family protein produces MEQTQTPEETLEAAQLVSTPAIDEAGQRAGSVAALEKRAVSATVWTVLDYGLSQSLRVVNSLVLTHLLLPSAIGEMTLVTTLIVGVTLLSDVGLQPSIIQNSRGDDPVFLDTAWTIQVLRGLIMWIGACILAIPAAHFYHDPPLAKILPVLALTTIITGFNSTGLLTLSRHMGVRRLFFVDTSTQVVTLVFTIGWAYASHTVWALVAGAIFSNAFRLVLSHLPMFVPGHRNRFSLDRESLREIFAFGKWIFLGTAFFFFASQADRLLLGRLTTMTVLGVYSVAFQISDVPRSVINAFSSRVGFPFAARLKDLAPEEFRRRYLRYRLYVLLAGAAMLSIMSAWGGYVVSRVYPTRYHDAVWMIPILAIGLWHTLLYNTSAPALMARGISAYNASGNAAYAAAMLVGIPIGYTMYGLPGAIVAIAAGDFPLYVVTQFGAVKHGIKPLRQDFLLTLVFLACLALNFWIHKLVLGAYY; encoded by the coding sequence ATGGAACAGACACAGACACCGGAGGAAACTCTCGAGGCGGCACAGCTCGTCTCGACACCCGCGATCGACGAAGCGGGTCAGCGCGCCGGCTCTGTAGCCGCGCTGGAGAAGCGTGCCGTCAGCGCAACCGTATGGACCGTGCTGGACTATGGACTGAGCCAGAGCCTGCGCGTCGTCAACAGCCTCGTGCTCACGCATCTGCTGCTGCCCTCGGCGATCGGCGAGATGACCTTGGTGACGACTCTGATCGTCGGCGTCACGCTGCTGTCTGATGTCGGCCTGCAGCCGAGCATCATCCAGAACAGCCGTGGCGACGATCCAGTTTTTCTCGACACGGCTTGGACAATACAGGTACTGCGTGGCCTGATCATGTGGATTGGCGCGTGCATTCTTGCCATTCCTGCAGCGCACTTCTACCACGACCCACCGCTGGCAAAGATTCTGCCGGTGCTCGCGCTCACGACCATTATCACGGGCTTCAACAGCACCGGTCTTCTCACGCTCTCGCGACACATGGGCGTGCGTCGACTCTTCTTCGTTGACACTTCCACACAGGTTGTGACCCTGGTCTTCACGATCGGATGGGCTTATGCAAGCCACACTGTGTGGGCACTCGTCGCAGGCGCAATCTTCTCGAACGCTTTCCGCTTAGTGTTGAGTCATCTGCCCATGTTCGTGCCGGGGCATCGCAACCGCTTCTCGCTCGACCGCGAGAGCTTGCGCGAGATCTTTGCCTTCGGCAAGTGGATCTTCCTCGGAACAGCATTCTTCTTCTTTGCCTCGCAGGCTGACCGCCTTCTCTTAGGCCGCTTGACCACAATGACCGTGCTCGGCGTCTATTCCGTTGCGTTTCAAATCTCGGATGTGCCGCGCTCGGTGATCAACGCCTTCTCCTCACGCGTCGGCTTCCCCTTTGCCGCACGCCTCAAGGACCTCGCGCCGGAAGAGTTTCGCCGTCGCTACCTGCGCTATCGCCTCTATGTGCTGCTTGCAGGAGCGGCCATGCTCAGCATCATGAGCGCGTGGGGCGGCTACGTCGTTTCGCGCGTGTATCCGACGCGTTATCACGATGCCGTTTGGATGATCCCGATTCTCGCGATCGGCCTGTGGCACACGCTGCTCTACAACACCAGCGCCCCGGCGCTGATGGCGCGCGGCATCAGCGCCTACAACGCCAGCGGCAACGCTGCTTACGCCGCTGCCATGCTCGTGGGCATCCCCATTGGCTACACGATGTACGGCTTGCCCGGCGCCATCGTTGCCATCGCAGCCGGCGACTTCCCGCTCTACGTCGTCACGCAGTTTGGCGCGGTGAAGCACGGCATAAAGCCGCTGCGCCAGGACTTCCTGCTCACGCTCGTCTTCCTCGCCTGCCTCGCGTTGAACTTCTGGATTCACAAACTCGTGCTGGGAGCCTACTACTGA